The Zingiber officinale cultivar Zhangliang chromosome 9A, Zo_v1.1, whole genome shotgun sequence genome window below encodes:
- the LOC122021595 gene encoding transcription factor CYCLOIDEA-like: MLPFPDYQDHIFAKPFAEQLQAYPNQLVADASYSWFAPPPPILCPDDLLLFPSASSLDAFVSSTTAAAAVPLVLPAAAAPAVTSTRGSEEKSSSCVGRRLRRKDRHSKIVTARGPRDRRMRLSIEVAGKFFQLQDMLGFDKASKTVQWLLTMSASAIRDLAAAVATSVVQSPYSTESSTLACEDYQYSSHGPKGKTTTTTTTTNDEALTDDREASKSKKKHKTETASRKKTEFHSATARQSRAKARERAKGRAMEKQRLMSSFSDAMKIKEETKSAQAIERSCHLITTTAAGGPVAMPLYGNNQLEPGGAAAIILKAAGVFQQPTWDMEAISYSR; the protein is encoded by the coding sequence ATGCTACCGTTTCCCGATTATCAAGATCATATCTTTGCCAAACCTTTCGCCGAGCAGCTTCAGGCTTACCCTAATCAGCTCGTCGCGGATGCGAGCTATTCCTGGTTCGCTCCCCCTCCGCCAATTTTGTGCCCGGATGACCTCCTCCTCTTCCCCTCTGCTTCTTCGCTGGATGCTTTTGTGAGCAGTACTACGGCGGCAGCGGCGGTTCCGTTGGTACtaccggcggcggcggcgccggCAGTGACGTCGACGCGGGGGAGCGAGGAGAAGAGTTCCTCTTGCGTCGGCCGGAGGCTGAGGAGGAAGGACCGGCACAGTAAGATAGTCACGGCGAGGGGGCCGAGGGACCGGCGGATGCGGCTGTCGATCGAGGTGGCGGGAAAGTTCTTCCAGCTGCAGGATATGCTGGGGTTCGACAAGGCCAGCAAGACGGTGCAATGGCTGCTCACGATGTCCGCCTCCGCGATAAGGGACCTCGCCGCCGCGGTCGCCACTTCCGTCGTCCAAAGCCCCTACAGCACCGAATCCTCCACTCTGGCCTGCGAGGATTACCAGTACTCCTCTCACGGTCCCAAGGgcaagacgacgacgacgacgacgacgaccaaCGACGAGGCGCTCACTGACGACCGCGAAGCGTCCAAGTCAAAGAAGAAGCACAAGACGGAAACCGCCTCCAGGAAGAAGACGGAGTTCCACTCGGCGACCGCGAGGCAGTCGAGGGCGAAGGCGAGGGAGAGAGCGAAAGGGAGGGCGATGGAGAAACAACGGCTCATGTCTTCTTTCTCGGACGCCATGAAGATCAAGGAGGAAACGAAGTCTGCGCAGGCGATAGAGAGAAGCTGTCATCTGATCACGACGACGGCAGCCGGTGGTCCGGTAGCCATGCCGTTGTACGGAAATAACCAACTGGAGCCCGGAGGAGCGGCAGCAATAATCCTCAAAGCTGCCGGCGTCTTCCAACAGCCAACGTGGGACATGGAAGCCATCTCCTACTCCAGGTAA